In Brachypodium distachyon strain Bd21 chromosome 2, Brachypodium_distachyon_v3.0, whole genome shotgun sequence, one genomic interval encodes:
- the LOC100844975 gene encoding lysM domain receptor-like kinase 3, translating to MPLRRRRLVFLLFLALACSGRGAGAETTSGNATSPPLSCSELSRVCTAFLAFPAAGAAANASVLESMFDASPGDLTADAAASPGYAFVRKNCSCLASRTYLANTTYTVPSAAPPNATAAEVAAAAYAGLAVPPPGGAAHRPPRPSAVVALHLLCGCSSGPWNYLLSYVGADGDTVESLSSRFGASMDAIEATNDMAGPDPINTGKVYYIPLNSVPGQPYSEKSPAPAFAPSPQNTLSEISDHHPARFPYGWVIGSMGVAFALIAIALLVVVMCKFFQYNHQVPDNQRKSPDQPMSHDFRLLKSGSFCYDSGRYLCCQFGNAKKSRKGAGDHRINVPKGMVVDVFDREKPIVFTYEEILESTDLFSDANLLGHGTYGSVYYGVLRDQEVAIKKMTATNAKEFIVEMKVLCKVHHASLVELIGYAASKDELFLVYEYSQKGSLKNHLHDPQSKGYTSLSWIYRVQIALDAARGLEYIHEHTKDHYVHRDIKSSNILLDGSFRAKISDFGLAKLAVRSNDAEASVTKVVGTFGYLAPEYLRDGLATSKCDVYAFGVVLFELISGKEAITKTDAISAGSNSERRSLASVMLTALRNCHNPACVGTLKDCIDPNLMELYPHDCIYQMAMLAKQCVDEDPVLRPDMKQAVITLSQILLSSIEWEATLGGNSQVFSGLVAGR from the exons ATGcctctccgtcgccgccgcctcgtcttcctcctcttcctggcCCTTGCCTGCTCCGGcaggggcgccggcgccgagacAACCTCGGGGAACGCCACCTCGCCGCCTCTCTCTTGCTCCGAGCTGTCGCGCGTCTGCACGGCATTCCTCGCCTTCCCGGCTGCTGGCGCGGCCGCCAACGCCAGCGTGCTCGAGTCCATGTTCGACGCCTCGCCCGGCGACCTCAcagccgacgccgccgccagcccggGCTACGCCTTCGTGCGCAAGAACTGCTCCTGCCTCGCCTCTCGCACATACCTAGCTAACACCACCTACACAGTTCCCTCGGCAGCGCCCCCCAACGCCACCGCGGCCGAAGTGGCGGCCGCGGCGTACGCGGgcctcgccgtgccgccgccgggtgGAGCGGCTCatcggccgccgcgccccagCGCCGTGGTGGCGCTCCACCTGCTTTGCGGCTGCTCGTCCGGCCCCTGGAACTACCTCCTCAGCTACGTGGGTGCTGACGGCGACACGGTGGAGTCTCTATCGAGTAGGTTCGGGGCAAGCATGGACGCCATTGAGGCCACCAACGACATGGCCGGCCCTGACCCCATCAACACGGGGAAGGTGTACTACATCCCACTCAACTCAG TTCCTGGTCAACCTTATTCTGAGAAGTCTCCTGCTCCCGCTTTTGCGCCATCACCACAAAATACTCTTTCAG AGATATCAGATCATCATCCAGCAAGATTCCCTTATGGATGGGTTATTGGCAGCATGGGAGTTGCATTTGCTTTGATTGCTATTGCTCTCCTTGTAGTTGTGATGTGCAAATTCTTCCAATATAACCACCAAGTTCCAGATAACCAGAGAAAAAGTCCAGACCAGCCTATGTCACATGACTTTCGACTACTTAAGAGTGGTAGTTTTTGTTATGATTCCGGCAGATACTTGTGCTGCCAATTTGGTAAtgcaaaaaaatcaagaaaggGTGCTGGAGATCACCGTATCAATGTCCCGAAAG GTATGGTAGTAGACGTGTTTGATAGAGAAAAGCCTATTGTGTTTACATATGAAGAAATACTTGAATCGACTGATCTATTTTCTGATGCAAATCTTCTGGGTCATGGTACATATGGCTCTGTTTACTATGGTGTTCTTCGAGATCAG GAGGTTGCAATAAAGAAAATGACAGCAACAAATGCTAAAGAATTCATAGTAGAGATGAAAGTTCTTTGTAAGGTCCATCATGCCAGTCTG GTAGAGTTGATTGGCTATGCAGCAAGTAAGGATGAACTGTTCCTGGTTTATGAGTACTCTCAAAAAGGTTCACTGAAAAATCATCTTCATGATCCTCAAAGCAAAG GTTACACATCACTTTCTTGGATTTATAGGGTTCAAATTGCTCTTGATGCTGCTAGAGGACTTGAGTACATTCATGAGCACACAAAGGATCATTATGTTCATAGAGACATCAAGTCAAGTAACATCTTGCTCGATGGTTCCTTCAGAGCGAAG ATTTCAGACTTTGGTCTTGCAAAACTGGCTGTAAGGTCCAATGACGCTGAGGCTTCTGTCACCAAAGTTGTGGGTACTTTCGGTTATTTGGCTCCAGA ATACCTGCGGGATGGCCTGGCAACTTCGAAATGCGATGTTTATGCTTTTGGGGTTGTACTTTTTGAATTAATATCTGGAAAGGAGGCTATTACGAAGACTGATGCAATTAGTGCAGGTTCAAACTCTGAGAGGCGTTCCTTAGCATCAGTT ATGTTGACAGCACTGAGGAATTGTCACAATCCAGCGTGTGTCGGGACCTTGAAAGACTGTATTGACCCTAATCTGATGGAACTTTATCCTCATGACTGCATATACCAG ATGGCTATGCTAGCGAAACAATGTGTCGATGAAGATCCTGTTCTACGGCCAGACATGAAGCAGGCAGTAATCACGCTGTCGCAGATACTGCTTTCGTCCATCGAGTGGGAAGCGACGCTAGGAGGAAACAGCCAAGTGTTCAGTGGTCTTGTGGCCGGAAGGTGA